The DNA sequence TGCTTCCCCGGCGACGGCCCCGGCTTCCCGGTGACCCTTGCCGCCCCCGGCAGCTATCTCCTGACCTCGAACCTGACGGTGCCGGACGAGAACACCACCGCCATCGACGTCACCAGCGACGGATCGGTCAGCATCGACCTCGGTGGCTTCGTCATCCAGGGTGTGACCAGCTGCACCGGCAATCCCGTGGCGTGCTCTCCCACGGGCACCGGAAGGGGCATCACCGCCAATCCCAATACCAGGACTTCGGTGAGTCATGGAGCCGTGCGGGGGATGGGCAACACCGCCATAAACCTCGGCCCCGGTATCATTTCCGACCTGACCATCGAGAGCAACGGTAACGGCGGAATCTCAGCGGTTTCCGCGATCGTGCAACGGAATCGAGTGACCGCCAACGGCACCTTTGGGATCTCCAACGGCGGCGGCCTGATCATCGAAAACCAGGTCACCGGCAATGGCGGTACCGGAATCTCCGGCACCGTCGGACCGATGGTGAGAAACAACCGTGTG is a window from the Acidobacteriota bacterium genome containing:
- a CDS encoding right-handed parallel beta-helix repeat-containing protein; translation: MKQAPTFLFIVVALLLVVPLAQASDGALEIHQACVATGCFPGDGPGFPVTLAAPGSYLLTSNLTVPDENTTAIDVTSDGSVSIDLGGFVIQGVTSCTGNPVACSPTGTGRGITANPNTRTSVSHGAVRGMGNTAINLGPGIISDLTIESNGNGGISAVSAIVQRNRVTANGTFGISNGGGLIIENQVTGNGGTGISGTVGPMVRNNRVRNNGGASNSPGIRTVDGHVVGNLIQLNSSVGLQADGSTVYGDNVLRSNNLPANPANQVAGSGTQIGPNSCQGAPCP